The proteins below are encoded in one region of Desulfomonile tiedjei:
- a CDS encoding 4Fe-4S dicluster domain-containing protein encodes MPRYGIAIDTTKCIGCHACQVACQNHNQLDYNQRFNWILERDRGKYPSFDKEFVPVQCNHCEDAPCERVCPTAAIYTTAEGIVHIRSERCVGCKYCVEACPYKVRIVDHHKGIVTKCWLCIDMVRKGGEPACVTTCPNQVRIFGDLDDPNSKISRFIAEHRAQPLRPDLNTKPKIYYKRS; translated from the coding sequence ATGCCTCGTTACGGAATCGCGATTGATACTACCAAGTGCATAGGCTGTCATGCTTGCCAGGTGGCTTGTCAGAATCACAACCAGCTCGACTACAACCAGCGTTTTAACTGGATACTTGAGCGGGATCGAGGCAAGTACCCGTCGTTTGACAAGGAATTCGTGCCCGTTCAGTGCAACCATTGTGAAGACGCACCTTGTGAGCGGGTCTGTCCCACCGCCGCGATCTACACCACCGCGGAAGGAATAGTCCACATTCGCAGCGAGAGGTGTGTGGGCTGCAAGTACTGCGTTGAGGCTTGCCCTTACAAGGTGAGGATCGTCGACCATCACAAGGGCATAGTAACTAAATGCTGGCTCTGCATAGACATGGTCCGCAAGGGCGGGGAGCCGGCCTGTGTCACCACGTGCCCGAATCAGGTCAGAATCTTCGGCGATCTTGACGATCCCAACAGCAAAATATCGCGGTTCATAGCCGAGCACCGCGCTCAGCCGCTAAGGCCGGACCTCAACACGAAACCCAAGATTTATTACAAAAGGAGTTAA